The window TCTTCGGCGTCCAGACGCACATGCGCGACAAGGGTCACTGCAAAATCCCCTTCACGTCGGAGACGGAACAGCTGCGCATTGGCGACTTTTACGACTTCAGAAGCACCTActcggacggcgaggacgacgacgagtcggacgaggaagcggccgacggcggcgccaagcTTGGCACGAGGCGagcggagaagacggcgacgacgagcgccaacggcgccggcgcggccgacgacggagagggcTGGGAGACGGACAGCTCGGTCTCCTCGCTCGACTCTGCCGACCTTACggccgtgccggccgagggccaCATCCACCAGTTTGAGCGGCTCAGCAAGCACCCGCACCATTCGCGCAACGACACGAGCAGCCGGCACCAGGTCGACGGCTGGCATTCTCGGGCCCACAAGCACACTCACGCCGTCTTTTACGACGAGCACGAACTCCACCTGCCGTCGGGCAAGTCGGTGGGACACCGTTCCCTGAACAAGTACTTCCGCCAAAACCTCCACAGCTACCCGACCGCCGAGGAGCGggcggagcaggaggagaggcTCGCGATCGAGGGAGTCGgttcggacgacgaggaggagcaggagcgaCAGCTTGCTCGCCGGCAGCATCGGGTGAGGGACGTGGTGTCGCGCGATGCGCAGGGTATGGCTGGCGTGTCGGACCGCGGCAGGCGACAGGTGCGCAAGGAACAGGAGCGTGGCCGCGACATGGAGAAGAAGCATGCGAAGAGGAGAGATATGCGGCTGGGCATCGCGGCGAACAACCAGAAGACGTACTACTACCGctacgacggcggcggttaGTTGATCTCGGACGCGACTGTGTGCGGAATGGAatagatggatggatggacgatGGGCAATTTCGGGTGCCATCCTTTAACCACTTGTTCGTCTCCCAACCTGCCTCGTGAGATTTCGCTGCCCAGTTTTGCCACGAGCGCCTTTGCCTGTTCCTGCAACCTCGGCATCACTGTTGCGGCCCGCCAGCGGCGCCTGGGATTTCGAGCGTGGGTGAATGAATCGGTCGAGAGCAAGCCGTCATTGCCATTGCACCTAATGGGATCCTTCTTGAGTTGGTGAGTAGCtacagcagcagcatgccGTATGTGCACGCTGTGGGTATTGCATTATTTTCCGCAGCAGTgtgccgtacatgcacgctgTCTGCATTCGCACTGTCTGTTGGCGCACTGTCAGTATGCGCACCGTCTGTATGCGCACTGTCTGTATTGTTTTTATTTTCAGTAGCGGTCTGCCGGACATGTACATAGTCTACTGTTGACAGcagcctccctcccctcgtcACCCGCACGCCCGTGGCTGAATGGTCGGAATTAACCGTCAAGGCCCTGCTGTCTCGCAGTCAGCTTTGGCTCGATGGGGTGTCACGGGCGCATCGTAGCAGATGCGCACAAGGTATGTCATcacagcgccgccgccgacatgtCGCTACCCTTGCTCTCTGGAGATGGGACCGACTTCCACCTCACCACCTTGCTTGCCACCATCTCCACCATCATTGCCatctatacggagtacatacagAGTACTCGCCACTCCCATACGTCGATGTCTTGGGGATGTGAGTTCCCAGCAAAGGATGGACCAGGCCCAAGACACGTCGCGtatccgtcgacgacgcgcccTGCAAAAGGAGCTGCGTCCAGAAGGATCGCGGTTAATGCCATTCCTTGACGGAGATGGAATCTTTTCAATTCTCTCTCCATGATTGTTTGGCCTCGTTCGACATGCGTACAGATACGGAGATCTCGTCCTCCGAGCATAGTGCCTGTATTTCTATTCATTGTCATATTCGTTAATTACGGTGCAGATGTACTAATCGGCCGCCTAGCCACGTTCGAGGTATGCATGCTTGTAAGTATTGCGACAACACGCAAATACCGTACGGGGTACTCAtacggaatacatgtacaggaaGTATTCAATACGTCCTCCGTGCATGTGTTGGATATTATTGCtacatgtattccgtacgccgtgctccgtacatgtcttGCTACTTGCGGTAGTGAGCAGGGGGGTTGCAGGGTGATGCTAAAAATGGCACCGGGCTCAGACAGAAGAACGGCTTTCCGTCACCTCAGCAGCGGCAACCTGCGCCCCCTATTGAGGCTTTTTGAAGGCTGAGATTGAAGTACCGGCCTGTCTCGGCCGCGAGACCATGATTGGCGCTGAAAGGTACGTGGGCAGCTCATGTAAAGTAGTTGGAGGCTGCAGTTGATGCGCGAGCTTGTCGTGCCTCGTTTCTCTGGCGTTGCCTCTTCGC of the Drechmeria coniospora strain ARSEF 6962 chromosome 01, whole genome shotgun sequence genome contains:
- a CDS encoding C2H2 type zinc finger containing protein; its protein translation is MSSANAGAGVSGTAASHPYTCNTCQVAYRNIELQKAHMKSDWHRYNLKRRVASLPPISSEVFTEKVLQARATSTAEAEKALFERSCNVCSKTYSSENAFQNHLSSQKHKQNVSAASQQRADDETTSVVSSTFSLGEPTAVAKDAVDSEAEDEFNQVIESLQSANLAQQRPSPVKRPTNPRPVDEAGQDGAAAEDSGSTTTGVPEPTWTVNSCLFCNYDSPTAPLNASHMERFHGMFIPEKTYLVDLEGLIKHLQRQVREYHECLDCGKMKSTVFGVQTHMRDKGHCKIPFTSETEQLRIGDFYDFRSTYSDGEDDDESDEEAADGGAKLGTRRAEKTATTSANGAGAADDGEGWETDSSVSSLDSADLTAVPAEGHIHQFERLSKHPHHSRNDTSSRHQVDGWHSRAHKHTHAVFYDEHELHLPSGKSVGHRSLNKYFRQNLHSYPTAEERAEQEERLAIEGVGSDDEEEQERQLARRQHRVRDVVSRDAQGMAGVSDRGRRQVRKEQERGRDMEKKHAKRRDMRLGIAANNQKTYYYRYDGGG